One region of Sebastes fasciatus isolate fSebFas1 chromosome 1, fSebFas1.pri, whole genome shotgun sequence genomic DNA includes:
- the LOC141764532 gene encoding keratin, type II cytoskeletal 8-like — MRKAYSVSSSGGSTRRSFAPTNSYSVKRSSYGVGSGAGSGAGAGGLGFGYGMSSMSGSGMSSMGGSGSYGFTSSQPAGCYIPPPITAVTTNQSLLAPLNLAIDPSIQVVRTQEKEQIKTLNNRFASFIDKVRFLEQQNKMLETKWSLLQDQTTTRSNIDGMFEAYIANLRRQLDGLGNEKVKLEGELRNMQGLVEDFKNKYEDEINKRAAAENEFVILKKDVDAAYMNKVELEARADALQDEINFLRAVYEAELRELQGQIKDTSVIVEMDNSRTLDMDSIVAEVRAQYEDIANRSKNEAETWYKQKYEEMQSSAGQYGDDLRATKTEISELNRMIARLQNEIEAVKGQRAGLEAQIAEAEERGELAVKDAKLRIRDLEDALQRAKQDMARQVREYQELMNVKLALDIEIATYRKLLEGEESRLNSGGASATIHVQQTSGGFSSGSSSGGFGYGGSSMSGGYGGVSGGYGGMSGGGITKSSVTSSSSRRVY; from the exons ATGAGGAAGGCATACTCAGTCTCAAGCTCTGGTGGCAGCACCAGGAGGTCATTTGCTCCAACTAACAGCTACTCTGTAAAGAGAAGCAGTTATGGTGTTGGTTCTGGAGCTGGttctggagctggagctggtggTCTTGGTTTTGGTTATGGTATGTCTTCAATGAGTGGTTCTGGTATGTCTTCTATGGGTGGTTCTGGTAGTTATGGCTTTACTTCTAGCCAACCAGCAGGCTGCTACATCCCTCCACCGATCACAGCTGTTACAACCAACCAGAGCCTGCTGGCCCCTCTGAACCTGGCaattgacccatccatccaggTTGTCCGCACCCAGGAGAAGGAGCAGATCAAGACCCTCAACAACCGCTTTGCCTCCTTCATCGACAAA GTTCGTTTCCTGGAGCAGCAGAACAAGATGCTGGAGACCAAATGGAGTCTCCTGCAGGACCAGACCACCACCCGCTCCAACATCGATGGCATGTTCGAGGCCTACATTGCCAACCTGCGCAGACAGCTCGACGGGCTGGGCAATGAGAAGGTCAAGCTGGAGGGAGAGCTGAGGAACATGCAAGGCCTGGTTGAGGACTTCAAGAATAA GTATGAAGATGAAATCAACAAACGTGCAGCTGCAGAGAACGAGTTTGTGATCCTGAAGAAG GATGTTGATGCTGCCTACATGAACAAGGTGGAGCTGGAAGCCAGGGCTGATGCTCTTCAGGATGAGATCAACTTCCTCAGGGCCGTCTATGAGGCT GAGCTTCGTGAGCTGCAAGGCCAGATCAAGGACACTTCCGTCATCGTGGAGATGGACAACAGCCGTACCCTGGATATGGATTCTATTGTTGCTGAAGTGCGTGCTCAGTATGAGGACATTGCCAACCGCAGCAAGAATGAAGCAGAGACCTGGTACAAACAGAAG TATGAGGAGATGCAGTCCTCTGCTGGACAGTATGGTGACGACCTTCGCGCAACCAAGACTGAGATTTCTGAGCTGAACCGCATGATCGCCCGTCTTCAGAATGAGATTGAGGCTGTCAAGGGACAG AGGGCCGGCCTTGAGGCTCAGATCGCAGAGGCTGAGGAGCGTGGTGAGCTGGCAGTGAAGGATGCCAAGCTCCGCATCAGGGACCTGGAGGATGCTCTGCAGAGAGCCAAGCAGGACATGGCCCGCCAGGTGCGCGAATACCAGGAGCTGATGAACGTCAAGCTGGCCCTGGACATCGAAATCGCCACCTACAGGAAACTgctggaaggagaggagagcag ACTGAACAGCGGAGGCGCAAGCGCAACCATCCACGTGCAGCAGACCTCTGGTG GATTCTCCAGCGGCAGCTCCAGCGGTGGATTCGGCTACGGTGGCAGCAGCATGTCTGGTGGTTATGGTGGTGTGTCTGGTGGTTATGGCGGTATGTCTGGTGGTGGTATTACCAAGTCCTCAGTCACATCATCCAGCTCCAGGAGAGTCTATTAA
- the LOC141764669 gene encoding keratin, type II cytoskeletal 8-like, protein MMRKAYSVSSSGGSTRRSFAPTNSYSVKRSSYGAGAGAGAGSGAAFGMFSGGSGMSSMGGGMGMGMGGGGGGGYGFGSSQAGGNFIAPQITAVTTNQSLLAPLNLAIDPTIQVVRTQEKEQIKTLNNRFASFIDKVRFLEQQNKMLETKWSLLQDQTTTRSNIDSMFEAYIANLRRQLDGMGNEKVKLEGELRNMQGLVEDFRRKYEDEINRRAVAENDFVILKKDVDAAYMNKVELEARADALQDEINFLRAIYEAELRELQGQIKDTSVVVEMDNSRTLDMDSIVAEVRSQYEDIANRSKNEAESWYTQKYEEMQSSAGQYGDDLRATKTEISELNRMIARLQNEIEAVKGQRAGLEAQITEAEERGELAVKDAKLRIRDLEDALQRAKQDMARQVREYQELMNVKLALDIEIATYRKLLEGEESRLNSGGASATIHVQQTSGGFSSGSSSGGFGYGGSSMSGGYGGVSGGYGGSSGGIISKSSVTSSSSRRVY, encoded by the exons ATGATGAGGAAGGCATACTCAGTCTCAAGCTCTGGTGGCAGCACCAGGAGGTCATTTGCACCAACTAACAGCTACTCTGTAAAGAGAAGCAGTTATGGtgctggagctggtgctggtgctggatCTGGAGCTGCTTTTGGCATGTTTTCTGGTGGTTCTGGTATGTCTTCAATGGGTGGTGGTATGGGAATGGGaatgggtggtggtggtggtggtggttatgGCTTTGGCTCTAGCCAAGCAGGCGGCAACTTCATCGCTCCACAAATCACAGCTGTTACAACCAACCAGAGCCTGCTGGCCCCTCTGAACCTGGCAATTGACCCAACCATCCAGGTTGTCCGCACCCAGGAGAAGGAGCAGATCAAGACCCTCAACAACCGCTTCGCCTCCTTCATCGACAAG GTCCGTTTCCTGGAGCAGCAGAACAAGATGCTGGAGACCAAATGGAGCCTCCTGCAGGACCAAACCACCACTCGCTCCAACATCGATAGTATGTTCGAGGCCTACATTGCCAACCTGCGCAGACAGCTCGACGGGATGGGCAATGAGAAGGTCAAGCTGGAGGGAGAGCTGAGGAACATGCAAGGCCTGGTTGAGGACTTCAGGAGGAA GTATGAAGATGAAATCAACAGACGTGCAGTTGCAGAGAACGACTTTGTGATCCTGAAGAAG GACGTTGATGCTGCCTACATGAACAAGGTGGAGCTGGAAGCCAGGGCTGATGCTCTTCAGGATGAGATTAACTTCCTCAGGGCCATCTATGAGGCT GAGCTCCGTGAGCTGCAGGGCCAGATCAAGGACACCTCTGTCGTCGTGGAGATGGACAACAGCCGTACCCTGGATATGGATTCTATTGTTGCTGAAGTGCGTTCTCAGTATGAGGACATTGCCAACCGCAGCAAGAATGAAGCAGAGTCCTGGTACACACAGAAG tATGAGGAGATGCAGTCCTCTGCTGGACAGTATGGTGACGACCTGCGCGCAACCAAGACTGAGATTTCTGAGCTGAACCGCATGATCGCCCGTCTTCAGAATGAGATTGAGGCTGTCAAGGGACAG AGGGCCGGCCTTGAGGCTCAGATCACAGAGGCTGAGGAGCGTGGTGAGCTGGCAGTGAAGGATGCCAAGCTCCGCATCAGGGACCTGGAGGATGCTCTGCAGAGAGCCAAGCAGGACATGGCCCGCCAGGTGCGCGAATACCAGGAGCTGATGAACGTCAAGCTGGCCCTGGACATCGAAATCGCCACCTACAGGAAACTgctggaaggagaggagagcag ACTGAACAGCGGAGGCGCAAGCGCAACCATCCACGTGCAGCAGACCTCTGGTG GATTCTCCAGCGGCAGCTCCAGTGGTGGATTCGGCTACGGTGGCAGCAGCATGTCTGGTGGTTATGGTGGTGTGTCTGGTGGTTATGGTGGTTCGTCTGGTGGCATTATTAGTAAGTCCTCAGTCACATCATCCAGCTCCAGGAGAGTCTATTAA